Genomic DNA from Desulfurivibrio alkaliphilus AHT 2:
CAGCGGATGGGCGGCAATGCGGCTCATTACCTCTTCGCAGAACCGTCCCAGGCCCTGCAGTCGCTGTTCTTTGGGCACCAGGTAATAGCGCCGGGCCTCATCCAGGGCCGCCTGCCAGCGCAGGTACATGCCGGTGTTGGGGGGATGCTGGGCTTCGGGGAGGCATTCCTGCCAGCTTCCCAGGTCGGCCTGGGGAATGTAGTCCGCCAGGCCCCGGGGCAATGAATGCCGGGAGCAGTCCAGGCGGTCGGCAAAACTTTTGGGGAACACCGCCACCCCGCTGAAGGTAGGGCCGGTGAAAAACTTGGAGCCGGTGAGCAGCAGGATGTCGCCTTTCTGAATATGGTCGCGCAGGTCTTCGGCGTCCAGCCTTAACTGGCAGGCATCGACAATAACCTGAACCGACTCGCCGAAATGGCGGCGAATGCGGTCCAGCATGGGGGGGGAGGGAGCCCAACTGCCCATCCGGGACTGGTCCATGGCGTGCAAAATCACCCGCCGGCCGGCGGCCACCGTGTCGCTTACCCCTTGCCAGATCATTTCATCCACCCGCTCCAGGTGGTGTAGCTCACCCTGCTCGTCGCGGAAGGGGATACCGAGAAAAGCCACCTCCGGCATTCCTTCCAGCCGGCTGCCTTTTTCCACCTCGACTCCTAAGCAGGTGGTTTCGTCGAAGTGGCAGCCGGTGACCGCCAGTTCGGTGCCGCTGCCGGTTTCATCGGAGCCGCAGACGATACTGGTCCACGGTGCATCCGGCCTGGTGGCCACAATGGCGGCCACGGCCTGCATCTGCGAGTCGGTGCCCGACGGAGACAGGTGCAAATCGCCCTCCAGATCGTGAAAGCCGAAGGTGGTGGCGATGGCATCGGCCAGTTCCTGGCTGTAGCGGCGCAGGGGGGCCAAGGAGCCGGCCAGGGCGCAGTCGTGCAGCAGGCGCTGGCGGCACTGCTCGGCTTCGGCGTATGCCTGGGATGAAACCGAAGTGGCGGTGGAGGCGGAAAAGGTAATCGCTTCGTCGCGCGGATAAGGCAGCGAGCCGTAGCGGTTGAAGCCGGTTTCCTGGTCCAGTTCCAGGCGGGTATCGCCCCCTTTAACCAGGTGCCAGCGGGTGGGTTTCAGCAGCGGCTTGAGGGTGGTGTCGAACAGCCGTCCCAACTCCAGGACGTGATCGATCAGATCGTGCAGCTCTTTTGCTTCGGTGCGGTGGTTGACCAGGGCCACCCGGATCGCCGCCCGGTCGTTGAGGGTGGTGCTGGAGGGGGCGGCCAGCCCGCGCAGTTGCAGCTGGGTTACAATGGCCCGGTTAAGGGCGTCGCCGACGCCGGGATCGGTGGCCTGATAACGGAAACAGACAATGTTCAGGGTTACCGGGGCCAGGCGCTCCAGTTGCGGCTCGCGGTCGACCCGCTGGGCCAGTTCCCGGGCCAGGCGGCAGTGCTTGCGGACCACCGCCGCCAGTCGTTCGGTGCCCAGCGCCTGGAAGGTGAACCAGACTTTCAGGGCCAGGAAGCTGCGGGACAGCTCGGGGCCCAGTTCGCAGAACCAGGGGGCGCCGCCGGCCAGTCCCAGGCTGGCCGGGGCCAGATATTCCTTGCGTTCGGAAAAGGTGGCCTGGTGTAATTCGCCGTCTTTGACCAGCAGGCCGCCCACGGAATAGGGAACCTGGAACCACTTGTGAAAATCGAAGGCAACGGAGTCGGCCTGCGCCATAGGGGCCAGGGCCTCCCGGTACTCTTCCAGCAGGATCGCCGTGCCGCCGAAGGCGGCGTCGATATGCAACCACAGTTGCTCCTGGTCGCATATGGCCTTGATGGCGGTCAGGTCGTCGATGGCCCCGGTGTTGACCGTACCCGCCGTGGCAATTACACAGAAGGGGGTCAGGCCTTGTTGGCGGTCGGCGCTGATTTGCGCCGCCAGCGCTCCGGTATCCATGGTGAAGTCGTTGTTAACCGGGATCGAGCGCAAAAACTCCTCGCCCAGGCCCAGCAGTTGGAAGGCTTTCAGGACCGAGTTGTGGCTCTGGGCCGAGGCATAGCCCACCAGGGGTGAATCCTGTCTTTGCAGCCCCCGCGCCTTGACCTCATCCCCCGCCGCCTGCTGGCGGGCCACCGCCAGGGCCAGCAGGGTGGCCATGGAGGTGCCGGTGGTGAGAATCCCCGAGGAGGAGAGGGGAAAGCTGAACAACTGGCGGCACCATTGCAGCACCTGGCGTTCGATATACACCGCCACATGGTCGCGCCCACCCAGGTTGCTGTTCAGCAGGGCGGCGCACATCTCGCCCAAAGCCCCGTATAGGTTGCCCCCGCCGTGAACCCAGCCGAAGAAGCTTGGGTGGGTGTTGCCGTTGCCGTAGGGCAGCATCTGGTCGCGAAATTGTCCCACCAGCTCTGCAACGGGGCGGCCCTGGCGCGGCAAGGGGGTGCGGAAGGAATCTTTGACCTCTTCGGGGCAGGGGCGCCAGACTGGTTTTTCGGACAAAGTTTGGTAATGCTCGATGCCGGCCTGCATGGCCTGTTGCCAGGCGGCTTCCAGCTCCGCCCAACTGTCGGGATCAAGATTGTCGGTCATGGTCTAATTTCCAGGTTTACGACGGTCTGCTTGGTGGTGGGCCCGGTGCGCCAACGGTTGAGTGGCCTGCGAACAACAACCATAACCAGTGTTGCCCGGCTTGTAAACAGGGGAGAGGGTAACTTTCGTGGCGGAGAGTGCCGAATTTACTGTCGAAGCATTAAATTTCTTCAATCCGGCTGCGGAACCAGCGGATCAGGGCTTCTTTTTTTTCGCCGATGTCGATTTCGTAGATGTCGCGGGGGAAGAGCAGGTCGGCCACCCCGGAGTCGAAGATGCGCCGCACCTCGTATTCGTCGTGGGAAACCCCCCGCTGGTAGATGTAATTGAGGAAAGAGCGGTTGGTGTGAACGATGAACTCCACCCGCATACCGCCCATGCGGGCGAAAAATTTGTACATCGCGGTGCCGCTGGAGCTGCCCGGGGTGCTGCTCCGGTAGCCACCGCCGGCCAGGGTGTCGCTGAGGTCTTCCAGGGTCATCAGGGAGCCGGCTCGGGCGGCGCTGGCGGTGAGGTGTTGCTGAAAGATTTTGACCTCCATGGGGGAATCCACCACCGCCATCAGGCCCAGTTCGTCATCCACCGCCACCGCCGGGTTTTCCTCCCCTTTGCGCAGCAGTTTGAGCACCTTGGCCTCGGGCGGTTTTTTACGGATGCTGACGTAAACCGGAACCTCCTGCTCCCCCCAGGGAAAGCAGCGGCGCTTGATCATGGTGATTTTTTCATGCGGTCCGGTTTGGGGCGGCAGCTCCTGCCGGCGTTTGATGGCTACTTCCTGGCAGGCAAAGCTCTCCGGGTGGTGGTGACTGTGCAGATAGACGATGTCCAGCTCACCGATTTTGGCCTTGCGGCTCCAGACCTCATCGTTGAGAAAGTCCAGAAAACGGAGGAATTTCTGTTCCACTTCGGTTTCCCGCTCCCGCTGGTCGATGGCGCCGGCCAGGCTCATCAGGATCAGCTTGCGCTTGGCCTCGAAACGGGCCTTGCGGTGGTAGCGGTCGTCGAAGAGGATCAGCAGCAGATCGATGGGGCTGCGGGTGGAGTCGATCTCGTTGGTCATCTCGATGTAGGAGGCGTAATTGGCCAGCACCCGGTTACGCAGGTAGTTGATGACCCCGTCGGCAATCCTGGAATAGGAGTTGATGTGGGCGATGACCTCCCGCTCGCTGCCGTCCAGCCCGAACATGTTGCCCAGCAGCCGGTAAGCGCGTTTTTCCACCACCCGCCGGCGGGCAGCATCCTGCAGCAGCGCCGGGATCTCGGCAAAGGAGCGGACCTGCAGCAACTCGAAAAGCTGGCTGCGGGTAACCCGGTATTTGCTGAGCAGCCCCCGTTGTTTCAGTTCGGTGAAACGGCGCCGGGAGGAGCCTGCCAGCAGGTGCTCCTCCCGGACGCTTTTTTCCACCCGAAACGGGCCCTCCTGGTCAAGGAGGGCAAAGATGTTTCTGCTGCGGTCCATGTGTTGGTCCGGGTTAAAATTCCATGCTCAGGGAAAGGCCGCCGTAAACAAAGTTTGCCCGGTCGCGACCGATGGCGGCGTCGTTGGCCGCTTCCAGCTCGTCCTTGGCGTCGCTGCTCAAGGCAAAAGAGTAGGCCAGTACCGGGGCAACCGTGAAGTAATCGCCGAACTGGTAGGGCAGGGCGGCGGAAATCACCCCGTCGTGGAGGGCATCGTAATCGCTGGTGTAAACATAGCCGGCTTCGGCGCCCAAATCCAGGGAAAGATTGTCGGCCAGCGCTATGCTGTGGCCCACCGCCAGGCTGACATACCAGCCGGGAGCGGCGTCGGTGTCGCGATAGATGGTGAGGCTGGGCGACAAAAAGGTGTCGTAGCCGACGGCCAGATAGAACTCCTGGGTGTCGTCTTCACCGCCCAGGCCGTAGTAGATATAGCCGATGCCGAGGTCCAGGGGACCGAAACTGTGATCATAGGCCAGGGTCAGGTCGGTCTCGTTCCAGACGCTGGTGTCGGCGCCGTAAAGGTCGGTGTCCAGGTTGCCCCAGAGATTGACCGAAAAACCTTGCCAACCGACGGTCATCGAGGGTTGGATGACCAGGCTGTCCCGGCTGAAGGCGTAACCCCGCCAGATGTACTGGCTGTAGGCGTCCACCGCCAGTTCGGCCCAGGGTTCTTCCGGCTGGGCCATGGCGCTGGTGGCGGTGGCGGCCAGCAGTCCACATCCCAGCAACCCACCGGTGATTCCTTGCAGATAACGTTTTGCTTTCATTTTTGTTGCTCCTGTGTTGAAGATTAAGGCGATGGCCTCACCGCGAGGCCCGGTCTTGGGCTGATTGTTTTACATAATTCGTGCCAATGGCTGGCGACGTTTAAAAATCGCTTGATCACGGGTAGATGGCTGGACTGGGTAAGGGTTGGTCGGCTTGGCCCCAATTACATTTTTGTTAGCGTGACCTGGCCGGTTTTGGGTTAATGCACAAAAATGTAACTTTTCGGGCGGGCTTGCGCTGATGCATCGCATGAGGTAGTAGATTTTAAGGTGATTGCTGGGGCGCCCAGGCTTATATTGATTTTCGCAGATGGTGTACAAGACGGTTGGATGGGCGATGTCGGCCGAGACAGAGGAGCGTGATGATGCGATGGGTTTGCGGCAGGCGTTTGCTGGCCGGGGCGATGGCCTTCGGAATGCTGTTTCACGGTGGCGGCGTGGTCGCTCAGCCCATGGTTGGCGACGAGCAACCGGCTCCGGCGGTGGAGGCGGCGGCGCCAAAGGATGTCGCTCAGCGGCTTTTGGGGCCGCCGGTGTTGTCGGACTGGTGGCTGACGTTGGGCGAGTCGGCACCAGCGGCGGCCGCCGGCAGCGCGGGCGGTATGAGCAAGGGGCTGAAGATTGGGGCGCTGGTTACCGGCGGGGTGGTGGTTACCGGGGCAACCGTGGTCATCCTGGCGAGCAGCGAAGACAAAAACAGTAACAATGATACAGATGACCAGCCGGGTAACGCTGTTCCTCCGGATGATGTTCAAGCTCCGCTTTCCTGGCACCAGCAGCAATCGCAGCAGCAGCCGGATGAATGGCTGGCGGCGGAGATCAGGGCACGAGACGATTATCGTTTCATCAATGAATGGTGGACGGATAAGTACGGGGGCGAAATGCCCCGGATCAACCCCTACGACCTGATGGGCCTCTCTTACGCCCACGCCGCCGGTTATCGCGGCGAGGAAATCATTATCGGCCTGCTGGACGATACCTTTCAGCTTGACCACCCGATGTTGCAAGGGCAGGTGGCTGGGGACTCCGGCACCTTGCCGGGGGTTAATTCCAACACTTATCACGGCACCCACGTGGCCGGCCTGGCGGCGGGCCACAGCGCCACCATGATCGGCGTGGCCCCGGAGGCCAAACTCTTTCTCGCCTCTTTTAAAAATTCCACTCTCAATGGTTGGGCCACCAAATTTCAGGATGCCCGCCAAGCCGGAGCCCGAGTCCACAGCAACAGTTGGGGCTGGGATGCTGATGGCCTGCTTGATACCAGGTTGGCGGTGGAGTTGCTTGCCGATCCGGTGGCGGCGCTGGCAAACTGGCAAGAAACGGAGGACTTTAACCACTGGTACCTGGGATTCACCGACTATGCTGCGGACCAGGAATTTAAGCTTTCCGCATATCAAGACAATCCAGGGCTGGTCCTGGAGGCCTATTTTAACATTGCTTATAACAGCCCCAGCCCCGCCGCCAGTTGGAATAACCTGGCCGCCGCCATGCACGATTTTCAGACTCAGGGCAACGGGGTGATCCTCTGGGCGTTGGAAAATCACCGGCTGGAGGCGCCCGATGGGACGTTTTATGCCGATGCCCCGGCCGCTTTGCCGGAACTTTACCCCGACTTGCAGGGGGCCTGGCTGACCGTGGCCAATGTCAATGTCTTCAGCCACAGTGACGGCCAGGATTACGCCGTCCTCTACTCTTCCGGCTGCCACCAGACGGCGAGCTACTGCCTCTCCCACAACGGCGGTTTTGTCAACTCGGCGGTTCCCTTTAATGATTATGATCAGCTCACCGGCACCTCCATGGCCACCCCCCAAGTGGCGGGGGCGGTGGCCATTCTGGCCCAGGCCTTTCCCGGCCACAGCGGTGAGCAACTGGTCAACCGGCTACTGGCCACCGCCAGCAATTTCGATGATTGGCAGGCGGTGGAGGAGCGTGATGGCAGCTGGTACGGCACCCTGACCCTGCCCGACAACAGCAGCCGGGAGGTGGAATTTATGGTGCTGCCCGTCGAGGCCAATCAGGAGTCGCCTCTTGACCCCGGGGAAATCGGGGTGGTGGATTTCGGCAACGGCATTACCCACGCCTACTCGGAGTTGCTGGGCCATGGTTTTGTCAATCTGCGGGCGGCCCTGCAGCCGGTGGGCGAGGTGGCGGTACCGGTGGGGCAGCAACTTGATACCGTCCGGCGAGAAGATCTGCAGGCCAGCCGGGTGTTGCTGGGGCCGGCCTTTGGCGATTCCCTGACCGCCGGGCTGGCCGGGCGCACGGTGGCGGTGCTGGATGGCCTGGATGGCGCCTTCCAGGTGCCGCTGGGGCACTTTGTGCAAGCCGCCGATCCCGGCAGCGATCTTGGCGGGCTGTTGGCCGGTTTTGGGCCGCCGCCGCTGGGGCCGGAAATTAAACTGGGGCGTGGTGGCCGGTTGGCAGCCGCCTTTAGGTCGGCTGAAAATGGGCCGCCGGCGGGATTGACGGCGGCGAAGGAGCGCCAGAGTAAGGTGGCGGAACTGAGCTGGCGCCAGGAGCTGGGTCGCGACTCGCTGCTGCGGTTCGACTACAACCGCAATCCCGGCCTGGCTTTCGGTTTGCCCGCCGCCGGCACGGTGCAGCCGGAATGGATGGTCAGCCGGCAGGCCTTTGTCAATCCGCTGCTGAGTCTGGTCGAACGGGGTGAAAGCCTGGGGGCCGATGTGGCGCTTAATCGCTGGGCCACCCTGCGCCTGGGCGCTTTCCAGGGCAGCCAGAGCCAACAATGGCAACAAAACGAACTGGCGCCGCAAGAAGATCACCGGCGCGCCCGGCTCCGGGGGGCTGCCACCGAGTTGGCCCTGGGTTTGGGCCCCGCTGCCGCCCCGGCCGCCGGTCTGGCCCTGCAGGCGGCCCTGGTGCAGGAAGAAAACACCTTGCTGGGCAGCCACAGCGGCGGGGCCTTTGAACTGGCCCAGGGCACCTCGAGCTACACCGTGGGCCTGTCCGGCGAGCTGGCCTTGGGGGAGTGGTCGGGGGGCGGTGATTTGCGCCTGGCGGCCAATGTCTTTGCCGCCTATGCCCAGCCTCAGGCCGCTGCCGATTCCCTGTTTACCGAGGTGTCCACCGTTGCCGGCAGGGCCTGGAGCGTGGGTTTGCTGGCCCAACGGCTGCTCACCCCGGCCGACCGCTGGGGGCTGGTGCTGCATCAGCCCCTGCGGGTGGTTGACGGCCAGGCCGAGCTGCGTTTGCCGGTGGGGCACGACGGCACTGAATTAAGGCACGATACGGTAAGGGTCGATCTGCGCCCCACCGGCCGGGAAACCCGGCTGGAAATGTTCTACGGCCGGCCGCTGATGGCCGGCGCCGACCTGCGCGGCAGCCTGATGCTGCGCCGCCAGCCCGGTCATGTCCACCAGGCCCCCTCGGAGGGGGTCGCCCTGCTTCGCACAACCGTCACTTTTTAAGCTGTACTCAAACATATTGATAGGTTTGGGGGCTTGACAAGCTGGTTGTTGGCTGATACAAGGTGATATAGTAGTGCAGGCTGGGGTTACACGGGGTGTCATGCCATTGGTCATGACACCCCGTTTTTGCCAGTGCCGACAAAAGCGGCGAAAAACGCCTATGTACCGACTGGAGGGTAAACATGAAAGAACAAAGCAAAATGAAATGGCTGGGGCTTGCGGTGGTTGTAACCTTTGCGCTGGGGCTGGCTGGTTGCAGCAGCAGTAGCAGTGGTGGAGGGGGCGGCAACGGGGAGATCGACGAGACCGAGGTGGGGGCGGATCAGGGGGAAACCACCAGTGAAACCTATGTTTTGAACGAAAAAGAGCAAGCCTTTGTCGCTGCCTTGGCCGGCCCGGGCATCATGGAAATGGCGCAGAATTTTGCCACCACCGCCGCCGAGGTGCCGGATGATCCCTCCGGCCAGCCCGACGAAGATAGTAGCGGCACCAGCAGTGTTTATTCTTTGAACGCCACCACCCGAGTAATTGTAGACGGTGAGGTGCCGGTGCTGTTCGAGTGTCCCCACCCGGATGCCGAAGGCTTTGTCGGCGAGGGGGCGTTGCGTTTTGCCGAAGGCAACTTGATTGCCATTAATCAAATTGAGTTTCCGAATCTTTTCAGCAATGCCGGCTCGTTGCTGGCGGGGCAGCATGCCGATGAATCGGGGCCAGATTATGCCCACGATATTTACCTGCGGGCCGATTGCCAGGTCAGCGCCGAAGATTACGACTTGGGGCTGCTTTTTCGGGGCGGTATGGATGCCGCCCAGCTTGCCAATGTAAGCGGCAGCGGCGGCCAGGTGGTGGCGGCGGTGATCGGCGACTTCACCGGCACCGGGGTGGACGACCGGCCCGATGCCAGTGAATTTATGGAATCAACTTTTAACTATGATTTGAGTGGTGAGCCCCAGAGCCTGACCTCTCTGTACCGGGGCGAGATTTATGCCTGTACCGGCTGCGTGGCTGGTAATCTTGCCGATTTCAGCGGTAATCCCGGCTTCGACGGCACCTCCCAGAGCTTTTTGGAGATGAGCCTCCAGCTTCCCGGTGGGTTAGAGTTTGAGTTTCAGGTCGGCGAGGATGTGAATAATCCTTTTACCATGCAGGCTGCCGCTGCGGGTAATGATCAGGCCACGGTCACCATGGATGGCCGTCTGGCTTATCTGGAGCCGTCCACCGGTTGCGGGTTCGATGTTACTTACCAAACGGTGGAGCCGCTGCTGATCCAGGATTACGACCAGGACAACCCGGTGACCTTGAGCGGAACCTTGCAGGTAACCGTTAACGAAACCGGCAACACCTACACGGTCGAGTTCCTCAACGACCAGGCCACGGTCTACGACGCCGCCGGCAATGAGGTTACCCCGGACACCGACCCCGATGCTTTGGGTTGCAGCGTGTAGCCACGGCGGCTAACTTTAGCACTATAAAAACCAGGCGGTTGGCAGCGGCCAGCCTTGTGGCCGCCGTAACCGGCCATGGGACGCGGCAGAACCGCCGTCTGGCAAGCCCAAAAAGGCGGCACCCGCGGGTCGGCGGGTGCCGCCTTTTTGAATTTGGCAGCCGGCGCTTTTGCCGGCGCCGCCTTAGCCATGGGCAGGAAGTCGAATCAATGGGCGTGATCGCCGCTGATCACGCCCACGATGCCCTCTACAAAATGGACGTAATGCACGTAAGCTTCGACAAACGCTCGTCCGGCTTCCGCATTTTGCCCCGCCTGTTCTTTCTTGGCCAGGGCCTGCTGAAAACGCTCCAGCATTTCCCGCTTTACATGGTTGGCCACGTGGGCCGCCAGTTCATCAACCGAGCCTTCGTTTAGGGCGGCATCCGCCCGGGCAATGTGACCGGGGATGGTGCCGGCGGGCTTAATGCCGGTGTAGGACGCCCCTTCGCTTTCCCGATGCAGCCTCACCAGGGCTTCCAGAAAGTACTGGTCGGCCACTTCCCGGGCCTCCGGGCTTAGCTTGCGCACCTGCATGGTTTGGGCGAAAGTCCGCCGAATTTGCTCTTCGTGTTCCGGCATCACCCACTTTAACAGGGACTGCGGGTCGCCGGCGGCAATTGCCTGGCGGGCTTCAACCACCACCGGACCATCCATGGCGTCACAGTGGGCGGCGGCGGTTTGCGGTGCCAGCAGGCCGGCGGCCAGCAGCAGGGTCAGGGCGAGGTTTTTCCAGTTAAGCGTTTTTGCGAAGTTCATCGTTGTTCTTCCTCCATGTTTAATAAACTGAGAGATTGGTTAAAAGCGGCAACTTATAAGAGCAAAACGGTGCAACTGGCGGTTTTGTGACAACCGTAAACAAAAAATATTTTCTGTTTTCCTCTGAGTCCCACGGGCGTCCCATAGATAATGCCTATACCAACACACTTCTTGGTTCAAAATTACCTATTAGACATTCGCCCCCCGGCGCGGCAGTCTTTAGCAGACTGGCGGCGCCTGGTCGCCGTCGTCCCGGCCCGGGACAGGCAGATATTCTTCAATATCTTCCGCCGGCCGGGCGACGGACCTGGACACCCGGGCCGAAAGCGGTGCGCCGGGGAACATTTCGGAAAACAAAGATGAGGTGTGCAACAATGCAAGAACTCAACTGCCGGGGGCTGGCCTGTCCGGCGCCGGTGACGCAGGTGCGTGACCTGCTCGTGCAGGGCAAGCCCTCGACCCTTGCGGTACTGGTGGACAACGAGGCGGCCAGGGAAAACGTCAGCCGTTTTCTTGCCTACCAGGGCTATCAAGTGATGGTGGAGGAGGTCGACGAGGGTTTCAAGGTGATCGGCACCGGCGGCGACCAAGCCTGCGAGGTGATGGACGAAAAGGAATTGGCCGCGGCGGCGGGTGCGGGAGGGAAAATCCTGGTGATGATCACCACCGATCGCCTGGGCCACGGTGATGACCAACTGGGCAGCGGTTTGATGCTGAACTTTTTGAAAACCCTCAAGGAGATGGGGCCGGAACTCTGGCGCCTGGTCTTCATTAATGCCGGGGTCAAGCTGACCGTGGCCGGAGCCGAGACCCTGGCCCCCCTGCAGGAGCTGGCCACCGGCGGGGTTTCCATCTTGGTCTGCGGCACCTGCCTTAACCATTTTAACTTGCTCGACCAGAAACAGGTGGGCGAGACCACCAATATGCTGGATATCGTCACATCCCTGCAACTGGCCGACAAAGTCATCAACGTCTGAGTAAAAGAAACCAAAAAAATGCTTTACACCGCCGCCTGATTCCACCAGCATGGCAATAGCAGGCAGTTGAAAAGAACATTCTTTTTCCTGCCGACATATTAATGCCTTTCTGGCAAGGAGGCTGTCATGAAAAGAGCAAAGCTTTGGCCGATGTTTGCGCTGCTGGTGTGTGTCGCCTTTGGCGGGTGGAGCGGGTTTGCCGTCTTTTCGGCCGTGGCGGGGGAAAAAGAGCAGGTGTTTGCCGCCGGTTCCTTTGAAGACCCGGAGGTCTGCGCCCGTTGTCACCGCGACATTTACCAGGAATGGTCGCATTCCATGCACGCCTATGCCTGGGACAACCAGTGGTTCCGGGCTGATTATGAACAGGCCCACCGGGAGACCGGCGGGGCCACGGATATGCTGTGCGGTCCCTGTCATGCGCCGGTGGCCGCGCGAACCGGGCAACTGCCGCCCCATGACGGCAGCGAGTTCGATGCCGTTTCCCAGCGTGGCGTTTCCTGTGATTTTTGCCACACCGTAACTGGCCTGGAACAGGTTTACAACATGGGGCATGTGTCTGAGCCGGGCCGGGTCAAGCGGGGCCCCCGGGGAGACGGTCGGGAAATGTACCATGCGGTTGAATTCTCCGAGCTTCATACCAGG
This window encodes:
- a CDS encoding DUF6448 family protein — protein: MNFAKTLNWKNLALTLLLAAGLLAPQTAAAHCDAMDGPVVVEARQAIAAGDPQSLLKWVMPEHEEQIRRTFAQTMQVRKLSPEAREVADQYFLEALVRLHRESEGASYTGIKPAGTIPGHIARADAALNEGSVDELAAHVANHVKREMLERFQQALAKKEQAGQNAEAGRAFVEAYVHYVHFVEGIVGVISGDHAH
- a CDS encoding S8 family serine peptidase — protein: MMRWVCGRRLLAGAMAFGMLFHGGGVVAQPMVGDEQPAPAVEAAAPKDVAQRLLGPPVLSDWWLTLGESAPAAAAGSAGGMSKGLKIGALVTGGVVVTGATVVILASSEDKNSNNDTDDQPGNAVPPDDVQAPLSWHQQQSQQQPDEWLAAEIRARDDYRFINEWWTDKYGGEMPRINPYDLMGLSYAHAAGYRGEEIIIGLLDDTFQLDHPMLQGQVAGDSGTLPGVNSNTYHGTHVAGLAAGHSATMIGVAPEAKLFLASFKNSTLNGWATKFQDARQAGARVHSNSWGWDADGLLDTRLAVELLADPVAALANWQETEDFNHWYLGFTDYAADQEFKLSAYQDNPGLVLEAYFNIAYNSPSPAASWNNLAAAMHDFQTQGNGVILWALENHRLEAPDGTFYADAPAALPELYPDLQGAWLTVANVNVFSHSDGQDYAVLYSSGCHQTASYCLSHNGGFVNSAVPFNDYDQLTGTSMATPQVAGAVAILAQAFPGHSGEQLVNRLLATASNFDDWQAVEERDGSWYGTLTLPDNSSREVEFMVLPVEANQESPLDPGEIGVVDFGNGITHAYSELLGHGFVNLRAALQPVGEVAVPVGQQLDTVRREDLQASRVLLGPAFGDSLTAGLAGRTVAVLDGLDGAFQVPLGHFVQAADPGSDLGGLLAGFGPPPLGPEIKLGRGGRLAAAFRSAENGPPAGLTAAKERQSKVAELSWRQELGRDSLLRFDYNRNPGLAFGLPAAGTVQPEWMVSRQAFVNPLLSLVERGESLGADVALNRWATLRLGAFQGSQSQQWQQNELAPQEDHRRARLRGAATELALGLGPAAAPAAGLALQAALVQEENTLLGSHSGGAFELAQGTSSYTVGLSGELALGEWSGGGDLRLAANVFAAYAQPQAAADSLFTEVSTVAGRAWSVGLLAQRLLTPADRWGLVLHQPLRVVDGQAELRLPVGHDGTELRHDTVRVDLRPTGRETRLEMFYGRPLMAGADLRGSLMLRRQPGHVHQAPSEGVALLRTTVTF
- the yedF gene encoding sulfurtransferase-like selenium metabolism protein YedF, translated to MQELNCRGLACPAPVTQVRDLLVQGKPSTLAVLVDNEAARENVSRFLAYQGYQVMVEEVDEGFKVIGTGGDQACEVMDEKELAAAAGAGGKILVMITTDRLGHGDDQLGSGLMLNFLKTLKEMGPELWRLVFINAGVKLTVAGAETLAPLQELATGGVSILVCGTCLNHFNLLDQKQVGETTNMLDIVTSLQLADKVINV
- a CDS encoding pyridoxal phosphate-dependent decarboxylase family protein; this encodes MTDNLDPDSWAELEAAWQQAMQAGIEHYQTLSEKPVWRPCPEEVKDSFRTPLPRQGRPVAELVGQFRDQMLPYGNGNTHPSFFGWVHGGGNLYGALGEMCAALLNSNLGGRDHVAVYIERQVLQWCRQLFSFPLSSSGILTTGTSMATLLALAVARQQAAGDEVKARGLQRQDSPLVGYASAQSHNSVLKAFQLLGLGEEFLRSIPVNNDFTMDTGALAAQISADRQQGLTPFCVIATAGTVNTGAIDDLTAIKAICDQEQLWLHIDAAFGGTAILLEEYREALAPMAQADSVAFDFHKWFQVPYSVGGLLVKDGELHQATFSERKEYLAPASLGLAGGAPWFCELGPELSRSFLALKVWFTFQALGTERLAAVVRKHCRLARELAQRVDREPQLERLAPVTLNIVCFRYQATDPGVGDALNRAIVTQLQLRGLAAPSSTTLNDRAAIRVALVNHRTEAKELHDLIDHVLELGRLFDTTLKPLLKPTRWHLVKGGDTRLELDQETGFNRYGSLPYPRDEAITFSASTATSVSSQAYAEAEQCRQRLLHDCALAGSLAPLRRYSQELADAIATTFGFHDLEGDLHLSPSGTDSQMQAVAAIVATRPDAPWTSIVCGSDETGSGTELAVTGCHFDETTCLGVEVEKGSRLEGMPEVAFLGIPFRDEQGELHHLERVDEMIWQGVSDTVAAGRRVILHAMDQSRMGSWAPSPPMLDRIRRHFGESVQVIVDACQLRLDAEDLRDHIQKGDILLLTGSKFFTGPTFSGVAVFPKSFADRLDCSRHSLPRGLADYIPQADLGSWQECLPEAQHPPNTGMYLRWQAALDEARRYYLVPKEQRLQGLGRFCEEVMSRIAAHPLLDLLVEPSHPCFARTDMLGDELSIRRTIFPFLVRHHDGSYLTPEEARTLYEKLNCDIGDEPGIPAAEKELAAQCCHIGQPTEIPGKKTAALRISAGARIISQCWQEGDGNMAKIEDELEQISTILDKISLCVDTPDPLVSQS